The DNA window AGTTGTTACCAAAAGTGGTATCTAAGTCCATCTGTGCGCTTACTGTGTAAGTTTACTAAAATTACAGGTCTAAGTTAGCAATACACTGGTTGTTGGGTAACAGCTGCAAATAGACGAAGACGACTTACCAGTGTTTCATGGCATTTTTGTTGGATGACTGACATATACGTATTTGTATAGTACAGCATAAAGGGCAGATGACTTCCTCCACAAGAAGTTCTACTGTAGCAATTGTTGAGATACTGAGGTAAGTTATGCTTTTTGTAAGGTTGAAGTGATGATTTAAATGGAAAGCCATAAAATGTTCTCCTATGCTTCTGCCTCCGTGGTGTAGAACAGAGTTAGGAAATTCAGAAGTGTGAAatttcattcattagaaagaaCTTTCAACCTTGCAAACTAGCTTATCTTATCCAGTGCAGCCATGCACTTAATTATCAGACCTGAGAAGTATTTTGAAAAGTAGTTATGATGACTTATGATTCTTAAAGAGTGATTTgcctcattttttttctcagtggATTTTAGTATTGTCTGTATTTGTTTCTTAAGTTATGTATAGAAATCTGCTCATTAGGAACGTTAGCATGCAGGATGTAGCCTCCAGACAGCCAATTTCAATCAATGCAGCACCCTTTAATTAACTGACAAAGGAAATCCTGAACGTACTTTGTATTAATCAATCCTGAGTCGATTATATGTCTTGTGCTTGCATAATATTGAAAAGTTCACCAACACTTGTGGAATCTGAAGGTCCCTCTGAAGTGCTGGTTGCAACGGCAGTCGCCTGAGCTGGTTGCTCAACCATTTTGTTATGCTGTTATGATCGTTAGTATTAAAATCATCAAAAAAAATTTCCTGCATTCTTTTCCAAAACAATAAATGGCTATGTGCAGGCTAGATATTTGCATGGGTGAATTGTTGGTCATAATTCAGGCACTGGAACTGATAACCAACCACCAATTTAGGTGTACTTAATAATAAGGTGTGAATGTGACTTATTTGCTGTCAGTAAATCAGCTCTTCTGCGCATGTGTTTCTGTATATAGGGTTTTCTCCTAAGTACCCAGTGTGTAAATACATAATTGTGTACTATTAGCCACCGTAcgacaaaaaaacacaccatagAAACCAAGAGAaggaaatacatttaataaataagttTCTTTCTGCCCACACGCAGGGCAGACCTATAATAAGTCAATGTAAAGCTTTGAAAAATACAATCTTAATAATCTGTAACAGTACTGATGGTACTTATActtaatatagatatatatatatatatatatatatactctcttTTGATTCTACACGTGGTATGTGATTTGGTTTGTTTCTTGTAAACCACTTGGAGGTCTAGGTAGATTGGAATAATGAAGATCATTTGGTATCTTTAAAGTAAGTTAGGGGTGTGGATCTTTGTTAATGACAGCATctggaaagaaagaaacatgTCACGTTAAAGAATATCCCATCTCAATCGCTTGTCTCCGCGTCTACTATAGAAATAATACGATCAAATTAGCCCCGTGACGATAACATTCTCTTTATGACTTGGAGAAAGTGACAACCTGGCGTATTTTTTTGTTGGCACCTGAAACTGGTGATCTCACCACTGTTGTATTTTTGTGCATGCTATATATTGCACATAAACATGTAGCTCATTTCCCTTTTAAAAAGAGTTGGACAGATTTACAATACAGAACATCtctcaaattaaaaaaatagttttaatCGACTGTACACAATACCAAAAAAACATTGTGCAGTTTCCTATAATCAGTGTAGTGCTGAATTTCACTCATGCTTCTAATATACGTCTGCACCCTGAGCCCAGGCTTTGCAGTCATCACCGAAGCCTTTCCCAGTGCAGCTTCCTGTGACGCAGCCTGCCGCTCTTCTCCTTAGCCATGTTAATGCAAGCGTTGTGCTTGTTGCTCTGCAAGTGGTTCCAGTACTTGATAAGTTCGCTTGGCTGGAACTGGTGTGAAGTGATCAGGTGACTGTATTTGCAGCTGGAGTAGGACACTCTCCAGTGGTTGAAGAGGAACTCGTTTGGTGGCGGCGCCGGGTCAATGCGCAGTTTGGCCAGGCAGATCCCGACATAGACGTCCTCGAGGTGTAAACGACGTATACTCAAGGAAGCCTGGTATATCTTTGCCGCCATGTCTCCCGAGAACACGTAGCCTGTCCCCGAGCAGAAGATGGGGTACCTCTCGCTTGAATAGAGCTCAGGAGGCATGTACCACTTGCTGTCTTTGTTGCGATTGGGTGCGTATCCTCGCATTAGGTAGCCTGTGAAGTAGTTGTGTCGGGGTGGCAACTCTGGCTTCAGCAGCTTTTGGATTAAATACTCTGTGTTGACAAACATGTCGCTGTCCGTCTTCATGACGTAGCGGGCGTGTGGGCAGTGCTCGGCGACCCAGTTCATGCCCATCAAGGTCTTGATGGTTAGGTTGTAGTAGGTGTCCATGTACTCCTGCTGTATGATATCGTGGTGCTGGAAGCTTTCCTCCTCAATGACATTCTGAGGGTAGCTGTCAGGGCTACTCCCCATGCCCAGCAGAAAGAGCCGCACGAAGCCCAAGCCCATGGCCACGCTCTCGTTCCCCCATGTCTGCCTAATGGCGTTCCTGGCCTCCACCTGGCCCGGCTCTGCCGCAATAAGCAGAATTAGAAAGGGGCTGCTGTCTCTACATTTATATGGCTCATTGAGCTTGTAGCGGTACGGCTGAGCCACCAGCTGCCCTCCCACCCCCATTTCCCGGTGCAAGCTGTTGGTGTTTGTGTTGTTGGCGCTCAGAGAGATCTCCAGTCCTACCATTCCTTGGGCGGCAGCCTCAGCTTGGTGAGAGCTGAAGTTCACAGGTGCTTTGGGGGCAAAATAAACTGGCTCCCGTAAGAGGCTTCGCAGGGAGCTTTGGTTGCCCTCTGCACGTTCCTTGAGGGGACGCAAGCCCCGCATTGTGTAGGCTACGGGGTTCTCTCGAAACCCCGACCGGCTGGACAGCCAGTCCTGGTGgctgaagaagaggaagatggTGAAGAGCAAGGCCAGTGACAGTAGGCCCATGACGTGCGTGCGGAAGAGTGACCGCTTGACATTCCAGGTCATCTTGATGGGGCAGCAGTGTCGCCGTCGCCACTGCATGATGCAGATAGAGGCTGCTCGGGAAAGCGCGGCGGTCACATCCAATCAAGTCAAACATGTGTTGTGAGCAGCCCGAGGGTTATCTGAGCTGGCAGATGGGTGTGTTCGGGCCCCTGGTGGAGCTAGAAGGGGGATGACATACTGCCCATGAGGATTGCTGGGACACGCTGCTCTGACTCTCTCCAGTGACAGGCGGTCATGCTTCAGGGCAGTTCCCTTCTGAAGGACGGCTGCTTCCTCAGACCAGAGGCTCTGTTATCTAAGGAGAATAGGAGAGAACCACTGAATGAATAAGGGTGGACAGCTATGAATTAAGCAGTGTAATACATCGCTAATCTCTCACTGCTGTGGAAAGAGATTTGATGTTATCCACGCGGTGAGCGGAGGAGCCTTAATCCCCATTCATTAAGTGTCTCCTCAACCACCTTTTCGGAGCAGACCTTTGTTAACGCTGATACGATGATACAGTATGTGCTGCTCCCTGCTCATTAGCCGTGTTCCCAGAAACAAGTCGCAATTGCAGTTGCAATCACCATATCTCTGTATGTGGCAACTCCGTGGGGAGCACTGCTATAAGGGGACGCCCTACATATCACAGGGCGACCACGGTGCCCCGTGTGAAAGTTTAAATGGCAGGTTTTCACAACATGACATTCAGTAAGAGCACTGCCGCTGCAAAGGCCGCCTAAGTCCCCCACCCGCCCTCCTGCCGCACTCCAGCAGCCAGGAAGGAGAAGCATCCGTCAAAATGAATTTTCAGGCTCCAGCAAGCAGTGTTGCTGGGATCCGCAGCCAGCAGCAGCCAGTGATAACAGCCCTCACCCCTTATTCACCTTCCACCTTAAACTTATCAACACCATGCCAGGGGGTGAGCCCTCCCTGCCTGCAATTTCCAGCCTTAACTGCTGCTGCCTGGCAAGCGTGGGGTTATTGGATTCTAGAACCTTCTCTCAATAATcatgacaaaaaaaggaaaggtaAATGGATAgtgggagaaagaaagagagagtataAAACAACCCCAGAAATGCACAGAAAGTGGTTTTGAACTGTAGTTTTTCTCAGTTATTCATTTGTTTACACATTTTAAGATGGGCTGTTTGTAAATATGAcatattattactatatattgtaatatgcatagcatacacaatatggacataagtattgggacacctggctttcttctgaaatcaagggtataaaaaaaaaaagtttatcctgtgTTTCTTGGAGTCCAGGGAAGGCTTGTACCTtccttttggagcattactgtgaggatttaattgcattcagtgacaagagtgttagtgaggtttagggtgttggatgatcaccaccccacctcatccccacctcaaccccaaaagtattggatggagcaccatcataccagagaacatAGGTCAATGCTGGGAGGGCTCATTGCGCGACATCAATGGAATATATATCACAGACAATGTCTGTAGCCGTGCACACAGGTATTGCGTTCATGCTGAACAGTAATTAtaattcacatttaaaaaagacaaacaaaataaatacattaaagacATATAAAACCAGAACTGAAGAAAATACAGCAGGGAATGGATCCACAATAAGCTAAATATTGACTATTCTAGGTGTAGGGTGAAGTCAGTCCTGAAAAATGCAGTTAGGACAATATCACGCCAATCTAATTCACAGTACGGACTTCAGTCCCCTTCTTCCAAGTGCTTATAATGGACCTTGAattggctttaaaaaaaatcgtTCCCTTTAGAGGGTGGTTTTATTACTGTTGTGGTGATGGGCTCACGTGTTCCGTAGGAAATAGGAGTGTGAATGCACTTTCCCCTCCACTTGCCCCTCTAAATGTTAATCTCTGAAGACTTTGCCCATTTCTCATGACAACTGGATCAGAGCATACTAACCTTTTCAACCAAATGTGCTAACGCAGTGCAAGCAATTACTGCCAAGTGGAAACGGGCTGAGTCTGGCTTTGCTTTAAAGGTTAACACACTTCAGAACAGAGCAAATGAAACACTCCAAAGGTTTTCTTTGTCATCCACATGAGATTCAATAATTAGACTACCACAATGCCCTGGACTACGCTCCAAACATtacttgttatatatatatttttaatgtgtatacaccgatcagccgtAATATAAAAACCATATATATTGTGTAGGTCAAAACGACTCTGTCAAGGcattgactccacaagaccgctgaaagtgtcctgtggtatctggcaccaagatgttagagcagcagatccttcctgtaagtcctgtaagtgatCCTCGAGTGCCCACTGACCATGTCACCACTTtgccggttgtccttccttggaccacttttggcagTTGGTATGTACTAACCACAGCATACCAAGAACATCCCACCAGACCAGCCTGGTGATCTGGAGATGCTCTGAGCCAGTTgtttagccatcacagtttggctcttgtcaaagtgactTCAAGAACTAGCTGTCCACTTGGCCCCTATTTTATatatcccacctcttgacagattCCACTGTAACCAGGTAATCAGCTTTGCTCTTTTCATCTGTctgaggttttaatgttatggctgatggtttTAATAGGTTATACAAATAGGTTAAGATAAACCATTCTAACGCAGTGCTGCCTAATAACTGAGAAGAATCGGAGTGTCGCATACACTGTTTGCTCCAGGATCCATTTGATACAGTTGCTCAAATTAAGAGTCTGATAGTGCCACAGCGGTCAGCAATTAGAGGAGCTACACGAGACCATTAGACTTGTAAGGGGAGACACCTGCAATTAAAAGATGACA is part of the Salminus brasiliensis chromosome 17, fSalBra1.hap2, whole genome shotgun sequence genome and encodes:
- the b3galt2 gene encoding beta-1,3-galactosyltransferase 2: MQWRRRHCCPIKMTWNVKRSLFRTHVMGLLSLALLFTIFLFFSHQDWLSSRSGFRENPVAYTMRGLRPLKERAEGNQSSLRSLLREPVYFAPKAPVNFSSHQAEAAAQGMVGLEISLSANNTNTNSLHREMGVGGQLVAQPYRYKLNEPYKCRDSSPFLILLIAAEPGQVEARNAIRQTWGNESVAMGLGFVRLFLLGMGSSPDSYPQNVIEEESFQHHDIIQQEYMDTYYNLTIKTLMGMNWVAEHCPHARYVMKTDSDMFVNTEYLIQKLLKPELPPRHNYFTGYLMRGYAPNRNKDSKWYMPPELYSSERYPIFCSGTGYVFSGDMAAKIYQASLSIRRLHLEDVYVGICLAKLRIDPAPPPNEFLFNHWRVSYSSCKYSHLITSHQFQPSELIKYWNHLQSNKHNACINMAKEKSGRLRHRKLHWERLR